A genomic segment from Streptomyces sp. NBC_01233 encodes:
- a CDS encoding 50S ribosomal protein L25/general stress protein Ctc: MSEIKLAAKIRNDFGKGAARQARRDALTPAVIYGHGTDPKHVNVDAHALQLALRTPNVLISLDIEGDAAELVIPKAVQKHPLKRSISHVDFLIVKKGEKVTVDVAIVTEGELAAGGNMLETLQNTISVEAEATHIPTEVTVSIAGLEAGATIHAKDLVLPAGTTLAVDGDIAVLQVVAPQAEEPAAEAAEGTEA, translated from the coding sequence ATGTCCGAGATCAAGCTTGCCGCCAAGATCCGCAACGACTTCGGCAAGGGCGCCGCCCGTCAGGCCCGTCGTGACGCCCTGACCCCCGCCGTCATCTACGGCCACGGCACCGACCCGAAGCACGTCAACGTCGACGCCCACGCCCTGCAGCTGGCGCTCCGCACCCCGAACGTCCTGATCTCCCTGGACATCGAGGGCGACGCCGCCGAGCTGGTCATCCCGAAGGCCGTGCAGAAGCACCCGCTGAAGCGCTCGATCTCCCACGTCGACTTCCTGATCGTCAAGAAGGGCGAGAAGGTCACCGTCGACGTCGCGATCGTCACCGAGGGCGAGCTGGCCGCCGGCGGCAACATGCTGGAGACCCTCCAGAACACGATCTCCGTCGAGGCCGAGGCCACCCACATCCCGACCGAGGTCACCGTCTCCATCGCGGGCCTCGAGGCCGGCGCCACCATCCACGCCAAGGACCTGGTCCTCCCGGCGGGCACCACCCTGGCCGTCGACGGCGACATCGCCGTCCTGCAGGTCGTGGCCCCGCAGGCCGAGGAGCCGGCCGCCGAGGCCGCCGAGGGCACCGAGGCCTGA
- the pth gene encoding aminoacyl-tRNA hydrolase, producing the protein MSDDAAPWLIVGLGNPGPEYAGNRHNIGFMVADLLAERIGGKFKAHKARAQVVEGRIGAPGPANRRVVLAKPMTYMNLSGGPVTALRDFYKVPLDRIVAIHDELDIDYPTLRLKLGGGDNGHNGLKSMTKSMGPDYHRIRCGIGRPPGRMQVADFVLKDFSSTERKELDWFVDRAADSVECLIQEGLERAQSTYNS; encoded by the coding sequence ATGTCGGACGACGCGGCACCCTGGCTGATCGTCGGCCTCGGCAATCCCGGACCGGAGTACGCGGGCAACCGCCACAACATCGGCTTCATGGTGGCCGACCTGCTGGCGGAGCGGATCGGCGGGAAGTTCAAGGCGCACAAGGCCCGGGCCCAGGTGGTCGAGGGCCGCATCGGCGCGCCGGGACCGGCGAACCGCCGGGTGGTGCTGGCGAAGCCGATGACGTACATGAACCTCTCCGGCGGCCCGGTGACGGCCCTGCGCGATTTCTACAAGGTGCCGCTGGACCGGATCGTCGCGATCCACGACGAGCTGGACATCGACTACCCGACGCTGCGCCTGAAGCTGGGCGGCGGGGACAACGGCCACAACGGTCTGAAGTCGATGACGAAGTCGATGGGCCCGGACTACCACCGGATCCGCTGCGGCATCGGCCGGCCGCCGGGCCGGATGCAGGTCGCGGACTTCGTGCTGAAGGACTTCTCGTCCACGGAGCGCAAGGAGCTGGACTGGTTCGTGGACCGGGCCGCCGACTCGGTGGAGTGCCTGATCCAGGAGGGCCTGGAGCGCGCGCAGTCCACCTACAACTCCTGA